A region from the Vibrio sp. SS-MA-C1-2 genome encodes:
- the secA gene encoding preprotein translocase subunit SecA has translation MLSKLLTKIVGSRNDRTLRRLRKIADQINKLEPEFESLADEELKAKTVEFRQRLDDGANLDSLLPEAFATVREASRRVFGMRHFDVQLIGGMVLNDCEIAEMRTGEGKTLTASLPAYLNALTGKGVHIVTVNDYLAARDAETNRELFEFLGMTVGINLSGMDPSAKKEAYAADILYGTNNEFGFDYLRDNMAFRAEDRVQRERYFAVVDEVDSILIDEARTPLIISGPAEDSSDMYTRIDALIPLLEKQDQEDSEEYRGEGHYTVDEKSKQTHLTENGQEFIEELLQKHGMMEEGDTLYSPANISLLHHVNAALRAHALFERNVDYIVQDNEVVIVDEHTGRTMPGRRWSEGLHQAVEAKEKVKIQNENQTLASVTFQNYFRLYEKLSGMTGTADTEAFEFQSIYNLETVVVPTNKPMMRDDMGDLVYMTEAEKFDAIIADIQERVVKGQPILVGTVSIEKSELLSNALSKMKIKHEVLNAKFHEREADIIADAGSAGAVTIATNMAGRGTDIVLGGSWKSKIEKLTDPTEEQIETIKAEWQKDHDAVIEAGGLHIIGTERHESRRIDNQLRGRSGRQGDAGSSRFYLSMEDSLMRIFASDRVSNMMKKLGMEEGEAIEHPWVTKAIENAQRKVEGRNFDIRKQLLDFDDVANDQRQVVYELRDELMETDDISEMLAANRQDVYSDVINQYIPQQSLEEMWDIAGLEERLKGDFDLDLPIQSWLDNEDKLYEELLRERIIEQAIETYKAKEETVGAAVLRNFEKSVMLQTLDTLWKEHLSAMDHLRQGIHLRGYAQKNPKQEYKRESFELFEEMLENLKLDVISVLSKVQVHQQEEVDRLEAQRQHEAEAIARKQQFQHADAENQLADGEEHTADPSTFVREERKVGRNEPCPCGSGKKYKQCHGKIN, from the coding sequence ATGTTATCAAAATTGCTTACCAAGATTGTCGGTAGCCGAAATGACCGAACACTTCGTCGTCTACGTAAAATCGCAGACCAAATTAATAAATTAGAACCAGAGTTTGAAAGCTTAGCGGATGAAGAGCTAAAAGCTAAAACCGTCGAATTTCGTCAACGCTTAGATGACGGTGCGAACCTTGATTCACTATTACCAGAAGCATTTGCAACGGTTCGAGAAGCTTCTCGCCGTGTATTTGGCATGCGCCATTTTGATGTTCAGCTTATAGGTGGAATGGTCCTTAACGATTGTGAAATCGCAGAAATGCGCACTGGTGAAGGTAAAACTTTAACAGCCTCTCTTCCTGCCTATCTTAATGCCTTAACTGGTAAAGGCGTCCACATCGTTACCGTCAATGATTACCTAGCAGCGCGTGATGCAGAAACTAACCGCGAGCTATTTGAGTTCTTGGGTATGACGGTTGGGATCAACCTTTCTGGAATGGACCCTTCGGCGAAGAAAGAAGCTTATGCGGCTGATATCTTATATGGAACTAACAATGAATTTGGTTTCGATTATCTACGCGACAATATGGCATTCCGTGCTGAAGACCGTGTACAACGTGAGCGTTATTTTGCTGTTGTCGATGAAGTTGATTCCATCTTAATTGATGAAGCTCGTACTCCTCTGATTATTTCAGGTCCAGCTGAAGATAGCTCAGATATGTATACCCGTATCGATGCACTGATCCCTCTACTTGAAAAACAAGATCAAGAAGACAGTGAAGAATATCGTGGTGAGGGTCACTATACTGTTGATGAAAAATCAAAACAGACCCACCTAACAGAGAATGGTCAGGAGTTTATCGAAGAACTTCTACAAAAGCATGGCATGATGGAAGAGGGGGATACGCTTTATTCTCCAGCAAACATCAGTTTACTTCACCATGTCAATGCCGCACTCCGAGCTCATGCGTTATTTGAACGAAATGTTGATTATATCGTACAAGATAATGAAGTTGTTATCGTCGATGAGCATACAGGTCGAACAATGCCAGGTCGTCGTTGGTCTGAAGGTCTACACCAAGCAGTTGAAGCGAAAGAAAAGGTGAAGATCCAGAATGAAAACCAGACATTAGCATCGGTCACTTTCCAGAATTACTTCCGTCTTTACGAGAAGTTATCAGGTATGACGGGTACTGCTGATACAGAAGCATTCGAATTCCAATCTATCTACAACTTAGAAACGGTGGTTGTTCCAACCAACAAACCGATGATGCGCGATGATATGGGTGATTTGGTCTATATGACTGAAGCTGAAAAATTCGATGCGATCATTGCTGATATTCAAGAGCGAGTGGTGAAAGGTCAGCCGATTCTTGTTGGTACCGTTTCTATCGAAAAATCAGAGTTGCTTTCAAATGCTCTGAGCAAGATGAAGATTAAGCATGAAGTCTTAAATGCCAAATTCCATGAGAGAGAAGCCGATATTATCGCTGATGCGGGTTCTGCGGGCGCAGTGACTATCGCAACGAATATGGCGGGTCGTGGTACAGATATCGTTTTAGGTGGTAGCTGGAAGAGTAAAATTGAAAAGCTGACAGATCCAACTGAAGAACAGATTGAAACAATTAAAGCTGAATGGCAAAAAGATCACGATGCGGTAATCGAAGCGGGTGGCTTACATATTATTGGTACTGAGCGTCATGAATCACGCCGTATTGATAACCAGTTACGCGGTCGTTCTGGTCGTCAGGGTGATGCAGGTTCTTCACGTTTCTATCTATCGATGGAAGATAGCTTAATGCGCATCTTCGCCTCTGATCGTGTATCAAACATGATGAAGAAGCTGGGTATGGAAGAAGGTGAAGCGATTGAGCACCCTTGGGTAACCAAAGCGATTGAGAATGCACAGCGTAAAGTTGAAGGTCGTAACTTTGATATTCGTAAGCAACTACTTGATTTTGATGATGTCGCGAATGACCAGCGTCAGGTGGTTTATGAACTACGTGATGAGCTGATGGAAACTGATGATATCAGTGAAATGTTGGCAGCCAACCGTCAAGATGTTTACAGTGATGTGATCAATCAATATATTCCTCAACAATCGTTAGAAGAGATGTGGGATATTGCTGGACTAGAAGAGCGTTTGAAAGGCGACTTTGATCTAGACTTACCGATTCAATCTTGGTTAGATAACGAAGATAAGCTGTATGAAGAACTGCTTCGTGAACGTATTATTGAACAAGCGATTGAGACTTATAAAGCGAAAGAAGAGACTGTAGGTGCTGCTGTTCTTCGTAACTTCGAAAAGTCAGTGATGCTACAGACACTTGATACGCTATGGAAAGAGCATTTATCTGCAATGGATCACCTACGTCAGGGCATTCATTTACGTGGTTATGCTCAGAAGAATCCAAAGCAAGAATATAAGCGTGAATCTTTTGAACTCTTCGAAGAGATGCTTGAGAACTTGAAACTGGATGTGATTTCAGTATTAAGTAAAGTTCAGGTTCATCAGCAAGAAGAAGTTGATCGTTTAGAAGCGCAACGTCAACACGAAGCAGAAGCGATTGCTCGTAAGCAGCAATTCCAACATGCAGACGCTGAAAATCAACTTGCTGATGGCGAAGAGCATACTGCAGACCCAAGCACATTCGTTCGAGAAGAGCGTAAAGTTGGACGTAATGAGCCTTGTCCTTGTGGTTCGGGTAAAAAGTATAAGCAGTGTCATGGGAAGATTAACTAA
- the mutT gene encoding 8-oxo-dGTP diphosphatase MutT, whose product MKKVHIVIGIILNSKKDQVFITTRMDRSDFAGLLEFAGGKIEQGETQEQALRRELQEEVNIIAQKMEHFMHFEHKYPEKELTFDAYIVSDFSGKACGHEGQKGEWLTIADLDPKQFPAANLALIEKLKAWA is encoded by the coding sequence ATGAAAAAAGTGCATATTGTTATCGGGATTATTCTGAACAGCAAAAAAGATCAAGTCTTTATTACCACCCGAATGGATCGGAGTGATTTTGCTGGTTTATTAGAGTTTGCTGGTGGCAAGATAGAACAGGGAGAGACTCAAGAGCAAGCATTGCGCCGAGAATTACAAGAAGAGGTTAACATCATCGCTCAAAAGATGGAGCACTTTATGCACTTTGAGCATAAATACCCAGAAAAAGAACTGACCTTTGACGCATACATTGTGAGTGATTTTAGTGGTAAGGCTTGTGGTCACGAAGGGCAAAAAGGGGAGTGGTTAACTATTGCTGACCTTGATCCTAAACAGTTTCCCGCGGCTAATTTAGCATTGATAGAAAAACTAAAAGCCTGGGCATAA
- the yacG gene encoding DNA gyrase inhibitor YacG, with product MTKSNQDSKNRVKCPTCRVDVLWEEKSVYRPFCSKKCQLIDFGDWASEQNNIAGAADLSDGEEWSEK from the coding sequence GTGACAAAAAGTAATCAAGATTCTAAAAACAGAGTGAAATGCCCAACATGTCGAGTTGATGTACTTTGGGAAGAAAAAAGTGTTTATCGACCTTTTTGTAGTAAAAAGTGTCAATTAATTGATTTTGGTGATTGGGCTAGCGAACAAAATAATATCGCAGGTGCAGCCGATCTCTCTGATGGTGAAGAGTGGTCAGAAAAATAA